In Fluviicola taffensis DSM 16823, the following are encoded in one genomic region:
- a CDS encoding transglycosylase domain-containing protein produces MAQKSKGQTESFSPKQHKRATIFYWLCATFPLYFVGALLLFQSEDNLPPVAMLDNPPELLASVIIADDGETELGRYWKINRTSVEYRKISPNVTDALIATEDERFHEHSGVDFRAVGRAIINVGGAGGASTITQQLAKQLYTLQLRERQELARLNSENVEEAPGRIGRMWGRLNEKVRENIIATRLEARFTKEEIITMYLNQFDFLYNAVGISNASKVYFNKKPIQLKKEEAAMLVGMCKNPALYNPYTFKIKNYRLSLARNKEVSPESITEAEIADARASDSLRALTRRNQVLKQWLKNSDEGNEALRQKLTQEEYDILSKKPLITNYQIVDHKRGIAPYFRESLRNEVTNLLSSKNPDGSLMYKREDGLPYDIYRDGLRIYTTLNADMQAHAEYAMERHLKETLQPQFDKNNKSAKNWPFSNSLSDDEVKSILNSSMRRSDRYRNLSSSGLSDDEIKLVFNEPVQMRVFSWDGEKDTLMSPMDSMRYYKSFLQAGLISIEPSTGFVKAWVGGANIDHFAYDHVRLGKRQVGSTIKPFVYAAGVTMNVIKPGLVIPNISYCVDLYDPSGNPDGQWCPRNSDGSKAGGTISIQKGLSMSNNRVAVYVMKQMGALAGPKTVAKLMRDMDIELRDLDVVPAMCLGSMDLSLYELVGAQSTFVNKGIFNKPTSILRIEDRSGHVIYSAKSITKEAMNENVAYTILKMMKGVVQGGTASRLRGGSDYGNIPYPTAAKTGTTQNNSDGWFVGLTPDLATGVWVGAEDRGVRFRSTDQGQGARTALPIYGYYMNKIYKDPKIAISTTDFEAPKNFDNSVFNLTGEIIEIQESDSLGIIPPEISF; encoded by the coding sequence ATGGCACAGAAAAGTAAAGGACAAACGGAGTCTTTTTCACCAAAACAACACAAAAGAGCAACAATTTTCTATTGGCTTTGTGCTACTTTCCCACTTTACTTTGTTGGGGCATTGCTTTTATTTCAATCAGAGGATAATTTACCACCTGTTGCCATGTTGGATAATCCACCAGAATTATTGGCTTCTGTAATCATTGCTGATGATGGTGAAACAGAATTGGGAAGATATTGGAAAATCAATAGAACTTCTGTGGAATACCGCAAGATTAGTCCGAATGTAACAGACGCATTGATTGCAACCGAAGATGAACGTTTTCATGAGCATTCGGGAGTTGATTTCAGAGCAGTTGGACGTGCAATTATCAATGTTGGTGGAGCTGGTGGAGCTTCTACAATCACCCAACAGCTTGCAAAACAATTGTATACACTTCAGCTGCGCGAACGTCAAGAACTAGCAAGACTCAATAGCGAAAATGTGGAGGAAGCTCCTGGTAGAATTGGTCGAATGTGGGGACGATTGAATGAAAAAGTACGTGAAAACATTATCGCTACTCGTTTAGAGGCTCGTTTTACAAAAGAAGAAATCATCACTATGTATTTGAATCAGTTTGATTTTTTATACAATGCTGTCGGAATTTCAAATGCTTCTAAAGTATATTTCAACAAAAAACCAATCCAACTAAAGAAAGAAGAAGCTGCTATGTTGGTTGGAATGTGTAAAAATCCAGCACTTTACAATCCTTATACCTTCAAAATCAAGAATTACCGCCTTTCATTGGCGCGAAACAAAGAAGTGAGCCCAGAATCTATAACGGAAGCCGAAATTGCAGATGCCAGAGCAAGCGATAGTCTTCGAGCATTGACTCGTCGTAATCAAGTATTGAAGCAATGGTTGAAAAATTCGGATGAAGGGAATGAAGCATTGCGCCAAAAATTGACCCAAGAAGAATACGATATTCTCAGTAAGAAACCACTGATTACAAACTATCAAATTGTAGATCATAAACGCGGGATTGCTCCATATTTCAGAGAATCACTCCGAAATGAAGTAACAAATTTATTGAGCTCGAAAAACCCAGATGGGTCTTTAATGTACAAGCGTGAAGATGGTCTTCCTTATGATATTTACAGAGACGGTTTGCGAATTTATACTACTCTGAATGCAGACATGCAAGCACATGCAGAATATGCAATGGAAAGACATTTAAAAGAAACACTTCAGCCACAATTCGACAAAAACAATAAATCTGCTAAAAACTGGCCGTTCTCTAATTCTTTATCGGATGACGAAGTGAAAAGTATCTTAAACTCTTCCATGCGTCGGTCGGATCGTTATAGAAACTTGTCAAGTTCAGGATTATCTGACGATGAAATTAAGCTTGTTTTTAATGAGCCCGTTCAAATGCGCGTTTTTAGTTGGGACGGTGAAAAAGATACCTTAATGAGTCCGATGGATTCCATGAGATACTATAAATCATTCTTACAAGCAGGATTAATTTCTATTGAACCAAGTACTGGTTTTGTGAAAGCATGGGTTGGCGGTGCAAACATTGACCATTTTGCATATGACCATGTAAGATTAGGGAAACGACAAGTTGGATCGACTATTAAACCATTTGTTTACGCTGCTGGTGTTACTATGAACGTAATAAAACCAGGTTTGGTGATTCCTAATATTTCTTACTGTGTTGATTTATATGACCCAAGTGGAAATCCAGATGGACAATGGTGTCCTCGGAATTCAGACGGAAGTAAAGCTGGAGGAACAATTTCCATTCAAAAAGGGTTATCGATGTCTAACAACAGAGTTGCAGTATATGTCATGAAGCAAATGGGGGCACTGGCTGGACCAAAAACAGTAGCAAAACTCATGCGTGATATGGACATTGAATTACGTGATTTAGATGTGGTTCCGGCGATGTGTTTAGGATCGATGGATTTATCGCTGTACGAATTGGTAGGCGCTCAATCTACATTTGTTAATAAAGGAATCTTCAATAAGCCAACAAGTATTTTGCGCATCGAAGACAGATCAGGGCATGTCATTTACAGTGCAAAAAGCATTACAAAAGAAGCCATGAACGAGAATGTTGCCTACACAATTCTTAAAATGATGAAAGGTGTTGTGCAAGGTGGTACCGCAAGTCGATTACGTGGTGGATCAGATTATGGAAATATTCCTTATCCAACTGCAGCAAAAACAGGAACTACCCAAAATAACTCAGATGGTTGGTTCGTTGGTTTGACACCAGATTTAGCAACAGGTGTTTGGGTTGGAGCAGAAGATCGAGGTGTTCGATTTAGAAGTACAGATCAAGGTCAGGGTGCTCGAACGGCCCTTCCAATTTATGGATATTACATGAATAAAATTTACAAAGATCCGAAGATTGCTATTTCAACCACGGACTTTGAAGCTCCGAAGAATTTTGATAATTCGGTGTTTAATTTAACAGGTGAAATTATTGAAATACAGGAATCAGATTCTTTAGGTATCATTCCCCCTGAAATATCTTTTTAA
- a CDS encoding uroporphyrinogen-III synthase, which produces MSIKTILVSQPKPEGEKSPYFDLAEKYKLKIDFRPFIHVEGVSVQEFRTHKIDLKEHTAVILTSKTAVDHFFRISEETRFEVPDTMKYFCISEAVALYLQKYVTYRKRKIFFGKQTIEELVDPIKKHKGEKFLLPCTDILQDKIPLTLEDAKIPFTKAMLYRTVASDLSDLEDVYYDMLVFFSPGGIESLFKNFPDFKQNKTLIAAFGPTTANAVVKNNLRLDVHAPMPNAPSMTAAIENFIKDHNKKK; this is translated from the coding sequence TTGAGTATTAAAACAATTTTGGTTTCTCAACCAAAGCCGGAAGGCGAGAAATCACCGTATTTTGATTTGGCCGAAAAGTATAAGTTGAAAATAGATTTCAGGCCGTTTATTCATGTAGAAGGTGTTTCCGTTCAGGAATTCCGAACACATAAAATAGACCTAAAAGAACATACTGCTGTCATTCTTACTTCAAAAACCGCGGTAGATCATTTTTTTCGTATTTCAGAAGAAACACGTTTCGAAGTTCCTGATACAATGAAGTATTTCTGTATTTCTGAGGCTGTAGCACTTTACTTACAGAAGTATGTAACTTATCGCAAGCGTAAAATTTTCTTTGGAAAACAAACGATTGAAGAATTAGTAGATCCAATCAAAAAACACAAAGGCGAAAAGTTTTTGCTTCCGTGTACCGATATTTTACAAGATAAAATTCCATTAACATTAGAAGATGCTAAAATTCCGTTTACTAAAGCAATGTTATACAGAACAGTAGCTTCGGATTTAAGTGATTTGGAAGATGTTTACTATGATATGTTGGTTTTCTTTAGTCCTGGAGGAATTGAAAGTTTATTCAAAAATTTCCCTGATTTCAAACAAAATAAAACATTAATTGCTGCATTTGGTCCAACTACGGCAAATGCCGTGGTGAAAAATAATTTGAGATTAGATGTTCATGCCCCAATGCCAAACGCACCAAGTATGACCGCTGCTATTGAGAATTTTATAAAAGATCATAATAAGAAGAAGTGA
- a CDS encoding DUF4271 domain-containing protein gives MNYKIVLLQTNHILFMQLSGQLFRGSTTDEVMQLTERSAHNSVAIIAALGVCLLLISVARLRQREVFLILGQSTFFFQSITERYKNGIRENPMTSLFLILQYFIICAICIYWYNHFSLADFSTYQTSILIAFPVILFLYQFIIISLTGTITGFKEIIQEMNQLTFTLAQSAGIVILIEFIFIYFQPQFVLESKLIIGGTFLFFLVLRIIRGFYHAFQLGVSWYYIILYLWTLEILPLLIVIKLVFNDEISSWLW, from the coding sequence ATGAATTACAAAATAGTACTTTTACAAACGAATCATATTTTATTCATGCAATTAAGCGGACAGTTATTCAGAGGTTCCACGACAGATGAGGTGATGCAGCTCACTGAGCGTAGCGCGCACAATTCTGTCGCAATTATTGCTGCATTGGGTGTTTGTTTGTTATTAATTTCTGTTGCTCGCTTACGTCAGCGTGAAGTATTCTTGATTTTGGGTCAAAGCACCTTTTTTTTTCAGAGCATTACTGAAAGATACAAAAATGGCATCCGTGAAAACCCGATGACTTCCTTGTTTCTGATTCTTCAATACTTCATAATTTGCGCGATTTGCATTTATTGGTACAACCATTTTTCTTTGGCGGATTTCAGTACGTATCAAACATCGATTCTCATAGCCTTTCCGGTTATACTCTTTCTTTATCAATTTATTATCATATCATTAACGGGTACAATTACAGGATTTAAAGAAATTATTCAGGAAATGAATCAACTCACCTTTACTTTAGCACAAAGTGCTGGTATAGTGATACTCATTGAATTTATTTTCATTTATTTTCAGCCACAATTTGTGTTAGAATCAAAACTAATCATCGGTGGAACCTTTCTGTTTTTCTTGGTTTTGCGAATTATTCGTGGATTTTATCACGCCTTCCAATTGGGTGTGTCATGGTATTATATAATTTTGTACCTTTGGACGCTCGAAATTTTACCTCTTTTGATTGTCATAAAACTGGTATTCAATGATGAAATTTCAAGTTGGTTATGGTAA
- a CDS encoding acyl-CoA dehydrogenase family protein, which translates to MKSDLYSHPDYLLMDELLTDEQKLVRDAARAWVKKEVSPIIDEHYEKATFPMHLLKGLGEIGAFGPYIPEEYGGPGLDQISYGLIMQELERCDSGLRSTASVQSSLVMYPIWKYGTEEQKQKYLPKLATGEMMGCFGLTEPDHGSDPGSMITNFKDMGDHYLLNGAKMWISNAPFADIAVVWAKDETGRIHGLVVERGMEGFSTPEMHGKLSLRASSTGELIFVNVKVPKENLLPGRSGLGAPLSCLDSARFGIAWGALGAAMDCYDQALRYSKERTQFGVPIGAFQLTQKKLAEMITEITKAQFITLRVGELRNEGRATSSMISMIKRNNVEIALNIAREARQIHGGMGITSEYSMMRHMANLESVVTYEGTHDIHLLITGMDVTGIPAFTREKP; encoded by the coding sequence ATGAAATCTGATTTATATTCACATCCCGATTATTTATTGATGGATGAATTGCTTACAGATGAGCAAAAACTGGTACGTGATGCTGCTCGTGCGTGGGTAAAGAAAGAGGTTTCCCCAATCATTGACGAACATTACGAGAAGGCAACTTTTCCAATGCACTTGTTAAAAGGATTGGGTGAAATTGGTGCTTTTGGACCTTATATTCCAGAAGAATATGGTGGCCCAGGTTTGGATCAGATTTCTTATGGTTTGATTATGCAAGAATTAGAGCGTTGTGATTCTGGTTTGCGTTCAACTGCTTCGGTTCAAAGTTCTTTGGTGATGTACCCAATTTGGAAATACGGTACGGAAGAGCAAAAACAAAAATATTTGCCAAAATTAGCTACTGGTGAAATGATGGGTTGTTTCGGATTAACCGAGCCTGACCATGGTTCAGATCCAGGAAGTATGATTACGAACTTCAAAGATATGGGTGATCATTACCTATTGAATGGAGCTAAAATGTGGATTTCAAATGCACCTTTTGCAGATATCGCTGTGGTTTGGGCAAAAGATGAGACTGGTCGTATTCATGGATTAGTTGTTGAACGTGGAATGGAAGGTTTTTCAACTCCTGAAATGCATGGAAAATTATCCCTTCGTGCTTCTTCAACAGGTGAATTGATTTTTGTGAATGTAAAAGTTCCAAAAGAAAACTTGCTTCCAGGTCGTTCTGGATTAGGAGCTCCTTTAAGTTGTTTGGATTCCGCTCGTTTTGGAATCGCTTGGGGTGCTTTGGGTGCGGCAATGGATTGCTACGATCAAGCTTTGAGATACTCAAAAGAACGTACGCAATTTGGAGTTCCAATTGGCGCTTTCCAATTAACTCAAAAGAAATTGGCTGAAATGATTACTGAAATCACAAAAGCTCAATTCATTACTTTGCGCGTTGGAGAATTGAGAAATGAAGGAAGAGCAACATCTTCCATGATTTCAATGATTAAGAGAAATAACGTAGAGATTGCTCTAAATATAGCTCGTGAAGCACGCCAAATACATGGTGGAATGGGAATTACAAGTGAATATTCGATGATGCGCCACATGGCAAATTTAGAATCTGTTGTTACTTATGAAGGAACACATGATATTCACTTATTGATTACTGGAATGGATGTTACAGGTATCCCTGCTTTTACAAGAGAGAAACCGTAA
- the hemW gene encoding radical SAM family heme chaperone HemW, which translates to MAGCYIHIPFCAQKCSYCDFHFSTNHSYKQEMVDALCSELEMRAKDWKAESFETIYFGGGTPSILTNEQLNQLIQQVKKTYSVSADVEISLECNPDDCSLEQLEGWKKLGVNRLSMGIQSFDEQQLKWMNRSHTASESLNAVLNAKQVGFDELSLDLIYGLPNMSLESWAAQLDQIIALNPEHISAYCLTVEEKTALSSWVKEGKIIVSTIDQQSEQFELLVAKLKTAGFEQYEISNFARNAHYSKHNTSYWKGTNYIGIGPSAHGYNQKERYWNQANNKAYLLEIQKGKLPETIETLSHFDQFNELLLIGLRTKWGVSKEKLFQLIQPNSKWTKIVIDYEEQKMLIQTDEIIVLTQEGRLLADAIAADLFLIANS; encoded by the coding sequence ATGGCTGGCTGTTATATTCATATTCCCTTTTGTGCTCAAAAATGCAGCTATTGCGATTTTCATTTCTCTACCAATCATTCATACAAACAGGAAATGGTTGATGCTCTTTGTTCGGAACTAGAAATGCGTGCTAAAGATTGGAAAGCAGAATCTTTCGAAACTATTTATTTCGGTGGTGGAACTCCGAGTATTTTGACGAATGAGCAGTTGAATCAATTAATTCAGCAAGTGAAAAAAACCTACTCTGTTTCTGCCGATGTAGAAATCTCCTTAGAATGTAACCCAGATGATTGTAGTTTGGAACAATTAGAAGGATGGAAGAAATTGGGCGTAAATAGATTGAGCATGGGAATCCAATCGTTTGATGAGCAACAATTGAAATGGATGAATCGCAGCCATACAGCTTCTGAAAGTTTAAATGCCGTTTTGAATGCCAAACAAGTTGGGTTCGATGAATTGAGTTTGGATCTGATTTATGGCTTACCAAATATGAGTTTGGAGTCGTGGGCAGCTCAACTGGATCAAATTATCGCTCTAAATCCGGAACACATTTCGGCTTATTGTCTTACCGTTGAAGAGAAAACAGCTTTATCTAGTTGGGTGAAAGAAGGGAAAATAATCGTTTCAACAATCGATCAACAATCAGAACAATTTGAATTATTGGTTGCTAAATTGAAAACTGCTGGATTTGAGCAATACGAAATCTCCAATTTTGCCCGAAACGCGCATTATTCCAAGCACAACACCTCTTACTGGAAAGGAACGAATTATATAGGAATTGGTCCTTCCGCTCATGGATATAACCAAAAAGAACGGTATTGGAATCAGGCAAATAATAAAGCCTATTTACTCGAAATACAAAAAGGAAAATTGCCTGAAACAATTGAAACACTTTCCCATTTTGATCAGTTCAATGAATTATTACTAATCGGTTTGCGCACAAAATGGGGTGTTTCTAAGGAGAAATTATTCCAATTGATTCAACCAAATTCGAAGTGGACAAAGATCGTAATTGATTACGAAGAACAAAAAATGTTGATTCAAACGGATGAAATCATTGTTTTAACACAAGAAGGAAGACTCTTAGCTGATGCAATTGCGGCTGATCTTTTTTTAATTGCGAATTCGTAA
- a CDS encoding glycosyltransferase, whose amino-acid sequence MKATLIISVYKDVEALEAVLRSVEIQLENQFEVIVSQDCEDACFDELIEKYSQKLRIKHLQQPDNGFLKNKMLNKAIRASESDQLIFIDGDCVLHPRFVQQHIQLIQKGRICIGRRVDLDAKTAQSIRKGKMITPTITQLFKNKSTRIEEGFFLPGFMRKKNPHLLGCNMGWHKDDLILLNGFDETYTNPGFGEDTDIEYRAIKAGIKPFSTRFRTIQYHLFHERPDREDFVIISKNQFLEKKSRKDFRCQFGLETLEN is encoded by the coding sequence GTGAAAGCAACCCTTATTATTTCGGTTTATAAAGATGTAGAGGCACTTGAAGCCGTTTTGAGATCTGTAGAAATTCAACTTGAAAACCAGTTTGAAGTAATCGTTTCTCAAGACTGTGAAGATGCTTGTTTTGATGAGTTAATTGAAAAATACAGTCAGAAACTAAGGATCAAACACCTACAACAACCAGATAATGGATTCTTGAAGAATAAAATGCTCAACAAGGCAATTCGTGCTTCTGAGAGTGATCAATTGATTTTTATTGACGGGGATTGTGTGTTACATCCACGCTTTGTTCAGCAGCACATTCAATTGATTCAAAAAGGTAGAATATGTATTGGTCGAAGAGTTGATTTGGATGCCAAAACCGCACAAAGTATTCGGAAAGGAAAAATGATTACTCCAACTATCACACAGTTATTTAAAAATAAAAGTACTCGAATCGAAGAAGGTTTCTTTTTACCTGGTTTCATGCGTAAAAAAAATCCACATTTATTGGGTTGTAACATGGGTTGGCACAAAGACGATTTGATTTTGCTCAATGGCTTCGATGAAACATATACGAATCCAGGCTTTGGAGAAGATACGGACATTGAATACCGAGCAATAAAAGCAGGAATCAAACCCTTTTCAACACGCTTTCGAACGATTCAATATCATTTATTTCACGAGCGACCTGACCGTGAAGATTTTGTAATCATCAGTAAGAATCAATTCTTGGAAAAGAAAAGTCGGAAAGATTTCCGTTGTCAGTTCGGATTAGAAACCTTGGAAAATTAA
- a CDS encoding N-acetylmuramoyl-L-alanine amidase, translated as MRLVFTCLVFICLSIISFGQGITILIDPGHGGSDPGHEAVDKNLLPEKDLTLKISLKFGAYLTERLSNVTVLYTRTDDRYPTLDERVNMANSKNVDYFISVHVNGSPNTNIKGTESHVHSMNSKPSVKLARAFEEEFKGKAGRKSRGVKDSDDREHSLQVLKFTQMTSVLVECGFMTNVSEANYLNTTDGQDIIASALFRGMRTYLQENHPTISFTKKSGSDSKNTQTTNSAEKSYSVQIMSSKEWLDTEKGGFKNLKHTVSRTQISQTGYRYKYFSGSFNSKSEAEAYCAEVKKKGFPDSIVVERKN; from the coding sequence ATGCGGTTAGTTTTCACTTGTTTGGTTTTTATCTGTTTATCGATTATTTCCTTCGGTCAGGGAATTACTATTCTCATTGATCCAGGTCATGGTGGTTCAGATCCTGGACACGAAGCGGTGGATAAGAATCTATTGCCTGAAAAAGACTTAACGCTAAAAATTTCACTCAAATTCGGGGCATATTTAACAGAACGTTTGAGCAATGTTACAGTTCTTTATACACGTACAGACGATCGCTACCCAACTTTAGATGAACGCGTCAACATGGCGAATTCCAAAAACGTTGATTATTTTATTTCGGTTCATGTCAATGGAAGCCCCAATACGAATATCAAAGGAACGGAATCACATGTTCATTCCATGAATTCAAAACCTTCGGTGAAACTTGCACGTGCTTTTGAAGAAGAATTTAAGGGAAAAGCAGGTAGAAAATCGCGCGGAGTGAAAGATTCTGATGATCGGGAGCATTCCTTGCAAGTATTAAAATTTACTCAAATGACGAGCGTTTTGGTAGAATGTGGCTTCATGACCAATGTTTCAGAAGCAAATTATTTGAATACAACAGATGGGCAAGATATTATTGCATCGGCTTTGTTTCGAGGAATGCGAACTTACCTGCAGGAAAATCATCCAACCATTTCATTTACGAAAAAATCAGGATCCGATTCCAAAAATACGCAAACAACTAACTCCGCCGAAAAAAGCTACAGTGTTCAAATCATGAGTTCAAAAGAGTGGCTAGATACTGAAAAAGGTGGATTCAAAAATCTGAAACACACTGTAAGCCGCACACAAATCTCCCAAACAGGATACCGCTACAAGTATTTTTCGGGGAGTTTCAACTCAAAAAGTGAGGCAGAAGCATATTGTGCTGAAGTAAAGAAAAAGGGTTTCCCTGATTCAATTGTCGTTGAGCGAAAGAATTAG
- a CDS encoding single-stranded DNA-binding protein: protein MATVFETRLIGNIGKDAVVKQMERGVIAVNFPVAHNKNWRDKRTGEARTKTTWVNCTIWKKEGANMRILDFLKKGALVELVGTPFAKSFSQEDGSSRSEIRLNVSRTNILRPAKCEEDLPFDMVDDNESPCEDEGCDASLDDFTLTEDDF from the coding sequence ATGGCAACTGTTTTTGAAACACGCTTGATTGGAAATATTGGAAAAGATGCCGTCGTGAAACAAATGGAGCGCGGTGTTATTGCAGTAAATTTTCCAGTTGCGCACAATAAAAACTGGCGTGATAAGCGTACAGGAGAAGCAAGAACCAAGACAACTTGGGTAAATTGTACCATTTGGAAGAAGGAAGGTGCGAATATGCGCATTCTAGACTTTTTGAAAAAAGGTGCATTGGTGGAACTCGTAGGAACCCCTTTCGCGAAATCTTTTTCCCAAGAAGATGGTTCTTCCAGATCTGAAATCCGTTTGAATGTTTCAAGAACGAATATTTTGAGACCAGCAAAATGCGAGGAAGATCTTCCGTTTGATATGGTAGATGATAACGAATCACCTTGCGAAGATGAAGGTTGTGACGCAAGTTTGGATGATTTCACATTGACTGAAGACGATTTTTAG
- a CDS encoding ISAon1 family transposase encodes MGSFYGVKGKKLQRQHKDWLSDFRNWEQLAHAKEYLLFTDNIGTHLSLDETSLSQGELYTIITNKAAKGKQGSIVAIITGTNSEYITTILQKIPLKLRKKVVEITLDMAGSMNLIAKRNFPDAVLVTDRFHVEKLALEAVQELRVKHRWEALDAENEAIEKAKNQKKAYHPVILENGDTIRQLLARSRYVLYKKPSKWTFNQKQRAEILFYLYPDIQIAYQLAQQLKGIFEQTKDKIYAYTKLAKWHEKVTKAGFKSFNSISRTIQNHYKTILNYFDNRSTNASAEAFNAKIKAFRSQFRGVRDIQYFLFRLTQIYA; translated from the coding sequence ATTGGTTCATTTTATGGTGTCAAGGGTAAGAAACTACAACGACAGCATAAGGATTGGTTAAGTGATTTTAGGAACTGGGAACAGCTTGCTCATGCCAAAGAGTATTTACTTTTTACCGATAATATTGGAACTCATTTATCCCTGGATGAAACCTCTCTATCTCAGGGTGAGCTTTACACCATCATCACCAACAAAGCAGCCAAAGGAAAACAAGGATCCATTGTCGCAATTATAACAGGAACCAACTCCGAATACATTACAACAATACTTCAAAAAATTCCACTAAAGCTTCGTAAAAAGGTAGTAGAAATAACTCTGGATATGGCTGGAAGCATGAATTTGATTGCAAAAAGAAACTTTCCAGATGCTGTGCTTGTTACAGATCGTTTCCATGTCGAAAAACTAGCTTTGGAAGCCGTTCAGGAGCTTCGCGTAAAGCATCGATGGGAAGCGCTCGATGCAGAAAATGAAGCCATTGAAAAAGCAAAGAATCAAAAGAAAGCATACCATCCTGTTATCCTTGAAAACGGAGATACCATCAGGCAATTATTAGCAAGAAGCAGATACGTACTTTATAAAAAACCTTCTAAATGGACCTTCAATCAAAAACAACGAGCGGAAATCCTATTTTATCTTTATCCAGATATCCAAATAGCTTATCAACTAGCACAACAACTGAAAGGGATTTTTGAACAAACCAAAGACAAAATTTACGCTTACACCAAATTGGCCAAATGGCATGAAAAAGTAACTAAAGCTGGTTTTAAATCTTTCAACTCCATATCTAGAACAATCCAAAATCATTACAAAACAATCCTCAATTACTTTGATAACCGAAGTACAAATGCTTCCGCTGAAGCATTTAATGCCAAAATAAAAGCATTTAGATCTCAATTTAGAGGTGTTAGGGATATCCAATATTTTTTATTCCGATTAACGCAAATTTATGCTTAG
- a CDS encoding ISAon1 family transposase N-terminal region protein — protein MDPQIELLKLVLPELLVDFFDFMKVEKQNETLHLYFEELNKPPTEHLHKELISKGFHDEITIQDFPLRGKHVFLHVKRRRWTDKNTKEIVQRDWNIVAKGTRMTDEFASFLKQISRF, from the coding sequence TTGGATCCACAAATTGAACTATTGAAACTGGTACTTCCAGAGTTATTGGTTGATTTCTTTGACTTCATGAAAGTTGAAAAGCAAAATGAAACGTTGCATCTTTACTTTGAAGAATTAAATAAACCACCAACAGAGCATCTTCATAAAGAATTAATCTCTAAAGGATTCCATGATGAAATTACGATTCAGGATTTTCCACTCAGAGGTAAACATGTTTTTCTGCATGTAAAGCGCAGAAGATGGACTGATAAGAACACCAAGGAGATTGTTCAAAGAGATTGGAATATCGTTGCTAAAGGTACTCGCATGACCGATGAGTTTGCCTCTTTTTTAAAACAAATCAGTCGCTTCTAA